In the Sulfurovum sp. UBA12169 genome, AGTAGCTCGAAGTAAGCTTCTGTGGGGGGCTCTATTGAATCCCTGTTTTATTTCATCACTTCTCATTGTTAAGAACCTTTAAGATAATTTGAATGATTATAGCACTTTCGTACTCAAAAAGAGCAGGATAAATCATTTTTTTGCCACAAAACCATGGTTTTCTCTTTACATTAAAATATTTTTTAGCTATAATGTCATTCCATTTTCGGATTAAACTCTTCAAATGGTTGTTGGGGTGCGGGCGTAGCTCAGGGGTAGAGCATAACCTTGCCAAGGTTAGGGTCGACGGTTCGAATCCGTTCGCCCGCTCCATAAATAAAAAATCCTCTTGATGTGAAACGGTCACAATCAATTAATCTTGCTGAATTCATTGTGCAACTCAGAAGAGACTAGAAGTGTATAAATTTATAATTGTTTAAGTGGTGTTTCTATGATGCCCGGATGGTGAAATCGGTAGACACAGGGGACTTAAAATCCCCCGGCTATTGCAGCTGTGCCGGTTCGAGTCCGGCTCCGGGCACCACCTTTGGAGCTATCGCCAAGCGGTAAGGCCGCAGCCTGCAAAGCTGCTATCCCCGGTTCAAATCCGGGTAGCTCCTCCATATTTAAACTAGATTTTATCTTTTTAGGATAGAATTTTATTCTTTTCATAACCATCGGGAGATGGTAGAGCGGTTGAATACACCGGTCTTGAAAACCGGCGAAGGTAACACTTCCGGGGGTTCGAATCCCCCTCTCCCGGCCATTTTCATTCTTTATTCATCATTGTGCTAACGAAATTTATGCAGACAAGATACTGCTACTCCAAAATCAACTTAGGTTTGATTGGAAAATATTTTTAGGTATTTAGCCATAATTTCTGCTTATTTTTTTAAGATATTGTTTTTGAATCCTTTTATGTTTTTAAGTGAAATTTTATAGCTAAAGTATATTATCGCAGGCCAAAGGCCTAACCAAAATAATGAAACTGTATAATCCATATTTTCCTCCTAATAATTGTGCGCATCGGGCGCCTCAATCTCTTCTTTCGTAATTTTTGTTTTATTCATTTGGTGCCAGGCGTATGCTATGTATCCTAAAACAAAAGGAACCATCAAAGAAACATATCCCATGACCATCAATGTATAGTGACTGCCGGAACTATTCATAATAGTTAAGGAACTTTGCAAATCAAATGTAGAGGGATAGTAGGCAGTGCCATTGAGTCCCACATTTAATAGCAACGCGGTTACCGCCAATACTGTACCTGCTCCTCCTGTTTTAATACAAGAGGATTTGTTAAAATGCACAGTCAAATAAACTGCTGTAATTACCATCACAACACCCGACAAAAACATGCCTAAAATGACAGGCATGTCTAGAAAATTCAACAAATATTTAAAAGACTGTATATAAATGGAGCCATTTTCATTGATCGCAAAACCGTCTTTAGTTAAAATCCAAATTATGAAGCTTAGGAAAAATATCAAAAATGCAATCATGGTAAATTTGATTGAGTCGATGGCCCTATTTTGTATGTCTTGATGGTCTATGCTGTTTATAAAATATAGCGCACCTAATATTTTTGATAAAAATACCAAAGCAAAGCCAAGCAAATAATTGAACGGATTTAGTAATGCCTCCAAGCCCCTTAAATCATTTTGCCAATATGAAAAATTTCTTTCATCTATGATAAATTCATTGCCGCTAAAAAAAGTACTTACGGCAACGCCAAGCAAAAATACGCCCATATTTCCGTTGATATATAAAAAAGTTTCATAAGTTTTTTGACCAAAAAAGTTATTTGGTTTTATTCTGTATTCATAGCTAACGGCTTGAATGATAAAGCAAAAAAGGATCGCCATCCATACCCAGTAGGCTCCCCCGAAACTTGTACTGTAAAAAAGAGGAAAAGCGGCAAAAAGTGCTCCGCCAAACAATACCAAAGCAGTAAACCCAAGCTCCCATTTTCTGCCTAGGCTATTGACCATCATGGTTTTTTCCGTTTCGTTTGCAGAAAGAGTATTTAAAAGAGTTTGCCCTCCTTGTACAAACATCATAAAAACGAATAATCCTCCAAGAAGTGAGATTATACTCCACCAATATTGTTGCAATTGCAACAGAGATAAATTTTCAAACATCTTAGTGCCTCCCCTCAAAACCAAGTTCAATTTGTTTTGTCATAATTTTTATTTCAGCGATCAATAATGCAGTAAAGAGAACCGCAAAGAGCCAAAATGTTATCATGACATTCGTGCTTGAAATATTTGTAACCGCTATACCGACCGGCATAAGATCTTGTACAGCCCATGGCTGCCTGCCTACTTCGGCCACAATCCATCCTGCTTCGGCAGCAATATACCCAAGGGGTATTGACCAAAGGGCAGATTTTAAAATTAGTTTATAATTGGTAATTTCTCTTTTTTGAACAAGAAATAAAAGAAGAGCAAAAAGTACCATAAACCAAATTCCCAGTATGACCATTAGATGAAAACTATAAAATGTTAAAGCAACGGGCGGAACGATATCTTCCGGTTTTTCCAAATATCCATATCCAAAATATGGCATATTTTCACCCAAAACCATTTTCGCCTCATTTGCTTTTTCATCATTGTCGGTACGTTTTGCATTTTTATATTCTTTAAACGCTTCAACGGCAATTTTGCCTTTTTGGATTTTCTCTTTCGCGCTCATGATGTTTTGTTCGCTGTTGCCCCAAACTAAATCTTTAAGCCCCGGCACATAAGCATCAATATTGTGATGTCCAAGAAGCGATAGAATATATGGAATTTCAAGCTCAAAAAGATATGTATTTTCATTATTTTGGAGTGTTTTGTTCGGATTAAGTGCTCCTATTACTACGATCCCCGCTTCATTTTTTCCTTCATACAGTCCTTCCATGGCAGCCAGTTTAACCGGTTGCGTCATAGCAACTTGATGTGCCGATTCATCGCCGCTGAATAAAAGAAAAAGTGAAGTAATGAACCCAAAAGTGGCCCCTATGATCAAAGAGTTTTTAGCCATCCACGTATCTTTATCCTTTAGTATCAGCCAGCTACTTATGCCCACAACAAACAAAGAGGCTATCACATAACCGCTGCCTACAGTATGTAAAAATTTACTCACGGCTACGGGAGAAAGTATTACCTCCCAAAAGTTACTCATTTCGTTTCTTGCTGTATCGGGATTAAATACCATACCTACGGGATACTGCATCCATCCGTTTGCAACCAATATCCAGAGTGCCGAAAGATTTGAACCTATAGCTACCAGCCAGGTTGAAAGCAAATGAAAGCTTTTTGATACTCTGTTCCATCCAAAAAACATTACAGCAAAAAATGTACTTTCCATAAAAAATGCTAAAATACCTTCAATTGCTAAAGGTGCTCCAAAAATATCCCCCACAAACCAACTATAGTTTGCCCAGTTTGTACCAAACTCAAATTCCATAATAATGCCGGTTGCAACACCTATAGCAAAGTTGATTGCAAACAAGGTCATCCAAAAAATGGTGATCTTTTTCCATCTTTCATCACCTGTTTTAACATAGATAGTTTCCATAAAAGCAACGATAAAGCCAAGTCCCAATGTAAGGGGGACAAACAAAAAGTGATAAATTGCGGTCAAGGCAAATTGTGCTCTGCTCCAGTCCACCAATGTCTCTTCCATAACTATCTCCTTGTCAAATTAGATGAAACAAATTCAGATTTTTCGCTATCTGTTTTATATTCACTTTGAAATGTTTTGTCATGTATGAAAAGTTTTAAAACTATCAAAATTACAAATAGTTTTATAAAAACTATTTTCCATAGTATTTTCCCTACCGTCATCTTTCTAAAACCTTCTATATACATATCATAAATAAGTTTTATACTATTCATAGCTTTACCTTTTTGAACATATGACCATATTTTATTATGAATTTAATCTTGTGTCAAGTATTTATCAAGAGATAATAAATAGTATTAAAGAATTATTTTATGGCAAAACTAATACCTTTACGGCAATAAAAATATAAAAATAAAGGGCGCATTCTGAAGAAGAAAAATTTGTGATTATTATCAATATAAAATATTCGAAAGGTTTTTTATAGAGCCAATTGATCTATTGAAATCAATAGGAAAAAGTATATTTTATGCTATGATAAAAGATCAAATAAATCTATATTCGAAGG is a window encoding:
- the cydB gene encoding cytochrome d ubiquinol oxidase subunit II translates to MFENLSLLQLQQYWWSIISLLGGLFVFMMFVQGGQTLLNTLSANETEKTMMVNSLGRKWELGFTALVLFGGALFAAFPLFYSTSFGGAYWVWMAILFCFIIQAVSYEYRIKPNNFFGQKTYETFLYINGNMGVFLLGVAVSTFFSGNEFIIDERNFSYWQNDLRGLEALLNPFNYLLGFALVFLSKILGALYFINSIDHQDIQNRAIDSIKFTMIAFLIFFLSFIIWILTKDGFAINENGSIYIQSFKYLLNFLDMPVILGMFLSGVVMVITAVYLTVHFNKSSCIKTGGAGTVLAVTALLLNVGLNGTAYYPSTFDLQSSLTIMNSSGSHYTLMVMGYVSLMVPFVLGYIAYAWHQMNKTKITKEEIEAPDAHNY
- a CDS encoding cytochrome ubiquinol oxidase subunit I translates to MEETLVDWSRAQFALTAIYHFLFVPLTLGLGFIVAFMETIYVKTGDERWKKITIFWMTLFAINFAIGVATGIIMEFEFGTNWANYSWFVGDIFGAPLAIEGILAFFMESTFFAVMFFGWNRVSKSFHLLSTWLVAIGSNLSALWILVANGWMQYPVGMVFNPDTARNEMSNFWEVILSPVAVSKFLHTVGSGYVIASLFVVGISSWLILKDKDTWMAKNSLIIGATFGFITSLFLLFSGDESAHQVAMTQPVKLAAMEGLYEGKNEAGIVVIGALNPNKTLQNNENTYLFELEIPYILSLLGHHNIDAYVPGLKDLVWGNSEQNIMSAKEKIQKGKIAVEAFKEYKNAKRTDNDEKANEAKMVLGENMPYFGYGYLEKPEDIVPPVALTFYSFHLMVILGIWFMVLFALLLFLVQKREITNYKLILKSALWSIPLGYIAAEAGWIVAEVGRQPWAVQDLMPVGIAVTNISSTNVMITFWLFAVLFTALLIAEIKIMTKQIELGFEGRH
- a CDS encoding DUF4492 domain-containing protein — protein: MNSIKLIYDMYIEGFRKMTVGKILWKIVFIKLFVILIVLKLFIHDKTFQSEYKTDSEKSEFVSSNLTRR